One window from the genome of Acinetobacter sp. LoGeW2-3 encodes:
- the surE gene encoding 5'/3'-nucleotidase SurE has product MNILISNDDGVFAPGIQALAQSLKSLGRVVVVAPESERSGFSSALTLDRPLRPIQIAEDVWAVNGTPADCVYLAMNGLFDVEFDLVVSGINSGANLGDDVLYSGTVGAAFEGRLAKQPALAISLCGQNVRAYTSPEDYRVAAQWVHDFIAAGLPALPERQIFNVNIPDIAELKGTKVTFQGRRSQSKPITSHVDPRGRQVYWIGLSGEAVAMPKHKGTEIESDFFAIANGYVSVTPIQMDATNYDVLHELQGQILNKI; this is encoded by the coding sequence GTGAATATATTGATATCAAATGATGATGGCGTGTTCGCTCCGGGCATACAGGCACTGGCACAGAGCTTGAAATCGCTCGGTCGTGTAGTCGTGGTCGCACCTGAAAGTGAACGCAGTGGATTTTCCAGTGCATTGACCCTTGACCGTCCACTGCGACCAATTCAGATCGCTGAAGATGTGTGGGCAGTCAATGGCACGCCGGCAGACTGTGTATATCTGGCTATGAATGGTTTATTTGATGTCGAATTCGATCTGGTAGTAAGTGGCATTAACAGCGGTGCCAATCTGGGTGATGATGTGTTGTATTCAGGCACAGTCGGTGCAGCATTTGAAGGTCGTCTAGCAAAACAGCCTGCACTGGCGATTTCTCTCTGTGGCCAAAACGTACGTGCTTATACTTCACCAGAAGATTATCGTGTTGCAGCGCAATGGGTACATGATTTTATTGCAGCAGGTTTACCAGCCTTGCCGGAGCGTCAGATCTTTAATGTCAATATTCCGGATATCGCTGAGCTAAAAGGAACCAAAGTGACTTTCCAAGGTCGCCGTAGCCAGTCCAAGCCAATTACCAGTCATGTGGATCCACGTGGTCGTCAGGTGTACTGGATTGGTCTATCCGGTGAAGCCGTTGCGATGCCAAAGCATAAAGGAACTGAAATTGAGTCGGACTTCTTTGCTATCGCCAATGGTTATGTAAGTGTGACACCAATCCAGATGGATGCCACAAACTATGACGTACTTCACGAATTACAAGGGCAGATTTTAAACAAAATCTAA
- a CDS encoding peptidoglycan DD-metalloendopeptidase family protein, which produces MFLVSPKRFIALPTSLIKTLALTTAVVSAVIVTGCATKPYIHNSTRYAAAPDFYTVRSGDTLSGIAARYGLSYISVAEMNDIPEPYRIYVGQSIRLKNTKRSTTTQVVDSSAPIQRKTVTVPAPVTSAQTTVKTTPKVTTPVVTTPAPTTTVASSGLRWVKPSNGAVLQQYNLASNIKGIRYAGNVGDPVFAAADGQVVYAADGLKEYGNLVLVKHINGYITAYAHNSKLNVKSGQNVTAGQKIAEMGSSGTTRTMLEFQVRLDGKPVNPASVLPNS; this is translated from the coding sequence ATGTTCCTGGTGTCACCGAAACGCTTTATTGCTTTGCCTACAAGCCTGATAAAAACTTTAGCACTCACAACAGCAGTGGTTTCAGCAGTTATCGTAACGGGGTGTGCAACCAAACCCTATATTCACAATTCCACACGTTATGCTGCAGCACCTGATTTCTATACGGTTCGTTCAGGTGACACTTTAAGTGGCATTGCGGCGCGTTACGGTCTGAGCTATATCAGTGTGGCGGAAATGAACGACATTCCTGAGCCATATCGCATCTACGTTGGTCAGTCGATCCGTTTGAAAAACACCAAACGCAGTACTACGACTCAAGTCGTAGATTCTTCAGCGCCAATTCAGCGTAAAACAGTAACAGTACCAGCGCCTGTAACTTCGGCACAGACAACTGTTAAAACGACACCGAAAGTTACGACGCCAGTGGTGACTACACCTGCTCCGACGACGACTGTAGCGTCATCAGGATTACGTTGGGTAAAACCATCGAATGGTGCAGTATTGCAGCAATATAATCTGGCGTCGAATATTAAAGGCATTCGTTACGCGGGTAATGTCGGTGACCCGGTGTTTGCTGCTGCTGACGGTCAGGTGGTTTATGCGGCTGACGGCCTAAAAGAATACGGTAATCTGGTGCTGGTCAAACATATTAATGGTTACATCACTGCCTATGCACATAACAGTAAACTTAACGTGAAAAGTGGACAAAATGTGACAGCAGGTCAGAAGATTGCGGAAATGGGTTCAAGTGGTACAACCCGTACTATGCTTGAATTTCAGGTACGCCTCGATGGAAAACCGGTGAATCCAGCATCTGTTTTACCGAATAGTTGA